The following nucleotide sequence is from Chloroflexota bacterium.
CGGCCATGAGACTGACGTGATAGTCGTACCCATTCAGGCGCATGTTGAGGATGTCGAAGGTGCCCATCGCGGGCCAGCCGTCCTTGTCGCCGAAGGCGAGCGGGACGAGGCCGTCCGACTGCATCTTCTTGGCCAGCGTCGTGAAGTCGTCGATCGTCTTGGGGATCTGGTACCCCTGCTTCGCGAAGAGCGACTTCCGATAGATCACGACCCACGGGTAGTTGTAGATCGGGACGAAATACTGCTTTCCGTCGTCGCCGGTTGATGCCCCCTTGAATGCACTGCTGAAGTGGGACCCGATCGTGGACCAGACGTCGCTGATGTCCCCGGCAAGGCCCTGGGCAGCGAAGAAGCGCATCCGGTAGCCGGCAAACCAGGTGAACACGTCATCCGGCGTGCCTTGCAGGTAGGCGCTGATCGTGTCCTGGAACTTTCCATGCTCGACGGTGTTGACGGTGACCGCGATGCCTGTCTTGGCGGTGAAGGCGTCGATGACGTCCTGCATCGCTTTCTTCGGCACCGCATCTGAGAGGCTGGAGCCGAAGGTCGTCGATCCGGTCGCGGCCGACCCGGCGGCAGCGGACGGCGCCGCGGCGGACGGCGCAGCGGCGGACGGCGCGCTGCTCGCTGCGGGTGACGGCGTCGCCGCCGAGCTGCACGCGGCGAGGAGGGCCGGGACGGACGCGAGCCCGGCGACCCCCGCGATGCCCTTCAGGACCGTACGACGACTGACGGTGCGCGAGCCCGACTCCTCGATCGGCGAGCCGGGTGTCTCGGGAAGTGCCATGGCTGACGTGTCCTCCTCCAGATCGCCGGTCGCTGCGGAGCACAAAATCCAACAGGACCGAACGGATTGTCAGTCGGCGCCGAGTGGGTGTCAAGATGCCATGTGGCATCTGCGATGGTTCATGTCTGAAAACGTTGACTTTCAGCGCTCCGTCCGCCAATCTCAACAGCGAACGGACATGACAGCGGGGTCCGGTCGGAGGCTCAGGGCAGCGGAGGATGTGGATGCGCACGCGTGATCGGGAGGCGCGCTGAGTGCTCGCCCGGCAACGCCAGGCCTTGATCGTCGATCGCGTCCGGGAGGACGGAGCGGTCCGCGTCGCCGACCTTGTTCGCATCCTCGGCGTGTCGGACATGACCGTCCGCCGCGACCTCGAGGTGCTCCACGATCAGGGCCTGCTGGAGAAGGTCCACGGCGGG
It contains:
- a CDS encoding carbohydrate ABC transporter substrate-binding protein; protein product: MALPETPGSPIEESGSRTVSRRTVLKGIAGVAGLASVPALLAACSSAATPSPAASSAPSAAAPSAAAPSAAAGSAATGSTTFGSSLSDAVPKKAMQDVIDAFTAKTGIAVTVNTVEHGKFQDTISAYLQGTPDDVFTWFAGYRMRFFAAQGLAGDISDVWSTIGSHFSSAFKGASTGDDGKQYFVPIYNYPWVVIYRKSLFAKQGYQIPKTIDDFTTLAKKMQSDGLVPLAFGDKDGWPAMGTFDILNMRLNGYDYHVSLMAGKNKWTDPQVKAVYQRWATLLPYHQEAALGRTWQDAAQSMISNKAGMYFLGTFAGQQATDPATHDDLDFFPFPLFGTQYDSENAIDAPIDGFMMAAKPKNPDAAKALLAFIGTPGAESIYLTSDPNDVAAATDADTSKYNAFQLSSAKIIGASNKIAQFLDRDTRPDFAGPNGMQGFIQKFLSDPTQDLDAYLKGIQAFYDSLPAQ